The following are encoded together in the Acaryochloris thomasi RCC1774 genome:
- a CDS encoding HepT-like ribonuclease domain-containing protein: protein MSSRSWSLRVQDILNAIDRIQKSTSSMTFSEFSDNKTLMKAVLYDFIVIGEAALNIPGEVKAQNPAIPWRIMSDMRNVMAHEYFRVEPEIVWDTIHSNLPGLVKPLQQLLS, encoded by the coding sequence GTGTCTTCTAGAAGTTGGTCGTTACGAGTACAAGATATTCTGAACGCGATAGATAGAATCCAGAAATCAACCTCTAGCATGACGTTTTCAGAATTTTCAGATAACAAAACTCTTATGAAGGCAGTCCTCTACGACTTTATTGTGATTGGTGAAGCCGCCCTAAATATTCCAGGAGAGGTGAAAGCGCAGAATCCTGCAATCCCCTGGCGGATCATGAGTGATATGAGAAATGTCATGGCTCATGAGTATTTCCGTGTGGAGCCAGAGATCGTCTGGGACACGATTCATAGTAATCTTCCTGGCTTAGTCAAACCATTGCAGCAACTCCTGTCGTGA
- a CDS encoding nucleotidyltransferase family protein, with the protein MQRQKLLSIVKAHQQQLQELGVRSLDLFGSVARNQAGPDSDADFLVEFSQPVGLFGLFEVQHYLESLLGCSVDIGTVKSLRKNLREPVLKDIVRVF; encoded by the coding sequence ATGCAACGGCAAAAACTTTTATCAATTGTCAAAGCCCATCAGCAACAGCTTCAAGAACTGGGTGTCAGGTCATTGGATCTGTTTGGGTCTGTTGCTCGTAATCAGGCCGGACCAGATAGTGATGCTGACTTTCTAGTGGAATTCTCTCAACCTGTAGGGCTGTTTGGTCTTTTTGAAGTTCAGCACTACTTGGAATCACTGCTTGGTTGCTCGGTTGATATTGGGACTGTCAAATCACTACGCAAGAATTTGCGAGAGCCTGTCTTGAAGGATATCGTGCGTGTCTTCTAG